In the genome of Microtus ochrogaster isolate Prairie Vole_2 chromosome 14 unlocalized genomic scaffold, MicOch1.0 chr14_random_1, whole genome shotgun sequence, the window ATGCCTTACCTAGGTAGTAGCCATAGGTAGCCTGCTTGTATTCTTCCCAGGAGATCTTTTCGTCTTTGTCCCTATCATAATCCTTCCAGACTTTAGCGACATTATCATAGATGTATCTTTTCTGTACCCGTTTGATCCAAACTTTCAGCTCCTCAGTGgtgactaagccatctccatcACTGTCAATTCGATCAACGATTTTCCTGTAGTTCAAAATAGTAACAGTAACAATGATAATAACATCAAACAAAAACATCCCTCAAGACCATACTCAAGGCTTGTACGGTCTTGGTCCAGCAAAATAAGCAATTTCCAGTCTTAAATGTTATCAACTCCTCATATAGATTCAAGCCCATCAGTAATCCGATGGTCCTACGATCGAAGGGTCTTATAGTTCATCCTTACCAAGGATGATATGCCTTCTCCTCCCCAGAACCAGGGCCAGGGGCAGATTTCACTCATGGATCATGCCTCAAGATCCTGAAACCCAGATATGACTCAGAATTCTCAGCTCAGGACTTTGGAGACTTCCACTACCAAGTGATGGAGAATGACCTGGAAGATGGAACGTACTGTGTTCCCCAATGCAGTCCAATTCACTTACTTACTCTGGAAACCAAGGCCCAGAGAAGTGGGATGACATTTCCAAGAGCACACAGCTAGTATAACTGGGTGATCACGTAATCTTTACACCTTGGGGTGCAACGCAACAACAGGAAATTCCATGTTAATCGAAGGATGAGGGAGCTGTGTTTTCAATCCTACCAGCTCGGACTCAAGGATTTGAAACATAAGAAGCCCAAGATGACCAGTCTTGTCGGATAAAGCGACCTCTTACAGAAACCTGGCCCTCTGGCAGCCAAAGTAACTCAGAACAGAGGAGACAGACCACTGTGCCCTCTTGGGTTTCCAGCTCTATCATGACCTGGCTCCCAGGGTTTTCCAACTAGACTCTACTGGGGTATCCTAAACACTAGTTCAGGGCAAAAGGCAGGCTGGAAACTCCTCATCTGTCCATAGCTGAGTTTCAGTCCCTAGCTAGGAGAGACATCTGTGGGGAAACTGAACACCCACAGGCTGATGTTTAACAGGGGTTTCAAACACCTGGGATGAGGTCATGCAAGCCAGCaatgactcagtttctttctttggggcTAGAACTCTATCAACTCCAGCGATAAATTTTCTTGTCAATAGCAGTTCTGATTAGCAGTTAATactgattaattaaaaatgggaACTGAATTCCTTAgttttttataaatatagttcGGTCTGTAACTCATAGCTTTtagtgggaaagggaagggaagggtggtGAGTGGCATGCATAAACAAAGTCAACATCTCCTACCCGAACCCAAGGAGCCCAGCTCCTTCCTCTGGAACTTGTGGACATTATTAACAACTTAAGTGTCCCTTCAAGCACAAATCCCACGCATATTCaggcttccctggggaagactcagCCAGACACAGCAGAATTCCTTCAATGCTGCATAGGCAGGCGCTGCTCCAATCCTGAGGCCACACCGAAAACACTGCCCATTGTTACCCAACACTACTGAGAAGCAGAACCCTAGGCCAGCAAAGGCTCAGTGTCATGAAACCCAGGGAACCCCCCTTTGAGGAAAGAATAGCATTTAGTTCCCATCAATTATCATCCAGGCAATATACCCAGCCCAATGCCCAGCAAGGACTCTAAAACTGTTGCCTGGAGTTATAGGGGTCATCTTGACCTCCCTTGAGAAAGGTCGCAAGAGGAAGATCCCGAGGAAGGAAATAGAATGTAGATAGACTCTGAATGCTTAGGTCAGAACACTGAGATCTTCTTCATCCTGCCTTTCAAGCCAGCGAGTCTCCGGGCCTCACTTTCCCCAGGGTAAGCGGAAACACCCGAGCGACAAGAAAAGCCTGAGGAACAAAGAGAAGGGCGGCCTTTCCTCACTCAGGTCAACAATGTAGGTCATGCATGGAAGGAATATTCCAACTCTCAGCAAAAATGTGGAATGAGTCAAGCCTCCAGGAAGGGCTTAGGGCCAACGGAGTTCCCCGGCCTGCTGCTGTCCAGGAGCCCAGAGAAACCAGAGACTAGTGGACAGGTGGAATCACTCCCCACTTTGGAAAGTAATTCACATTTTTCTAAGACTGTAGGAAACTATTGAGACTGTATGCTGCCTGTGGCTTCACTTCGCAACCCTCCAGAGATCTTAATGATGACGTGTCTCCAATAGACGGTCAAGTGATAGATTCTAAGTTGCCTGGATCTAGCCACGCTCCTCCCTCAGCAGCCTAGACCTGGAGGGAGGCTGTTgaggcagaagacagacaggcaATTCATCACTTAGCCCCAGGCTAGAcctgtcatttttaaaagagctaGCCCAATTCTGGCCCATACCACCTTAGACTGGAAGGGGCTCAGGCCAGGGACCCAGCTATAATTTTCTTGGATCCTTCCTCAACGCTGGGTCACGGCAAGTGTGGCACAGGTGTCTGCTTCTTTCCTGCCCTAACAACACCCAGACGACCCTCACCGAGCCTCCCTGTCTGCCATGGTTGGTTACACTCTCCACTCACTGCCAGCCTGGCTTTCCCAACAATGTTTGGGAGTTAGGACATCCTgtccaacacacacaaataacatctCTACCTCCTCGTGGTCCTTTCCTCTGCCCTTaatttcccctcctcttccacctcccatttcctttctctgcctttgcaGGTCCagcaaacccccctccccccccgcctCACGAAAGAGTTCCAACCCCTAATAAACAAGTTGGCTCTCGCTTCAGGAACACCTTTCTGTTATGATATACCAATCTTCCTTTGACCAGTCAAGCCACCTGCAAGACCCAAGCACCTCCCTCCATCCTGAAGTCCCAGGAGCCCCGGATAAACCCACGGTGATGCAGGTTTTGTCACCCACACAGCAATCCTCGAAAGACTGGTGTGTCCTCACATGGGACGGCCAGCACCCCGAGACCTAGAACACGAGGACCCATCATTGTACCTGCCGGATGTCAACCAAAGTAGCCACTGCAATGCCTGCCACATGAATAAAAGAGCAAAATCAAGGTCTCCACACAGGATCAAGCCCAGAGGAACTCCATTGACACTTCCATCTGCCACTTAAACTACCACCCTGATGAAGAAACTAAATGGTGCCGGAGGGCCTGTGCTTAGGGTTTCCAGTTCCTGACTTCCCCTCCTTCCCAAGAGAATGCAGAATGGCTGCAATCAGGGCCCCAGAATAAATCAGTCTCCAGGACCTCCAAGCAGGCAACAGAGGGACTTATCAATGGCCCTTATTGTTATGTCCCAAGCAAGAAGAGAAGTACTTCCCTGTCAAATAAAGATAATGTTTGGAGGTGACTTTGAAGTTCAAAGGTCTTTTTTATCACAACAGGCTGGTGTTGCACCTACTTAATAGGCTTCGTTTCTCCTGTTCCACTGAGCACCCTAGCCTTTCTGTAGTACAGAGCTGGCTGTGTTCTTTTCAATGGTAACAGAATACCCTGATCCTCCACCCCCAGGAGACAGGTTCTGGAAGCTGTAGAGGCCCACAGGCAGGATTGCTGTATCCCTCCCCACCTGAATACACCAGGTCTTCACTACTCGTCTCTCTGAAAGGCTTTCAGATAAATGCACAATGTCCAAGTGTCTCCTGGGGGCCAGGGGAGGGAGTACTGAGATGTTGCCCAGCTTTATTTCTAGATTCCAAGCTAAGCTCACAATGCCTCTGGTAGTTCCTTTCGCCCCTGACAACCAGTTGCCAAAAAAACTGAACGCCTCACCCATAATGCTGGAAGCAGAGCCCAAGAAATCAGTTTCCATCTCTGTGCCTCCTCCCCATGTACCAGCTCCTATTAACCCTTTAGAAATATGATTTCTAAGTCTCTACATGAGATTTCTGGAATAACTGGTCAGACGACAAGAACATCGCCACGACCCAGACAGGCCAAGGAATAAGCGTCTCCATCGACTGCCCACCTCATTCATCTCTTACCCATTTCTGTTAGATCATGAGACACTTTTAGCAAGTCTCAAGCGCCTCTGGGGCTAGGACTGTGGGAAAGAACTCGGGTACTAAAAGGCCACAGCCAACAAACTCTGGCTCACTCACGCCCGTCTCTTCTGATGCAACCTAGAGGAGGGGGCGGGCCCTCATGCTCCCGGTTCCCGCGGCCACTGCCACGTTCTCGCCTCCCCGTGGGAGACTATCCCGGCCGGGGCGTGGCGGCGACCTCCACCCGAGGTCTGGGCGCCCGCTGGCAACTTTGTGCCGCCGAGCCTGCCTCCGGCTCCAGCGGTGTGACCAATTGCCACGATTTCGCTTTCGCTTTGCTCCGGAGGTCCCGCGTGGCTCCCCCTGGGGTTGCCGTGGGCCCCTCCGTGATCCCCTGTGTGGCCCGGGCCGCGGTCTCACCCCAgcctctccttgctctcctccGGGCTGAGCTGATCGAAGGTCTTGGAGTCCTCTTTGCCCAGGAAGGCCTCGTGATCGTACTGGAAGCTCTGGTTGTCCTCGGCCGGCCGCTCGCCCAGCTCCGAGTCGGGCCGCACCACGCGCTCCTTGCGCACCGTGGGCTTGGCCCGCAGCGTCAGCGCCAGCGCCAGCAGCAGCCCCAGGGCGAGTCCCAGGCGGCCACCGCGCGCCATGGTCGCGAGCAGAGGAAGGTGGCGGGGCAGTAGGGGTTCGCGGCACCACCGCTGCTGTTCCCTCCCCAGCAAGGGGCGCGCCCGGCTGGCGCGGAGAGGCTCGGGCCGCCCCACTCACGCGCCCATTGGCCGCGGCGCTGGCGGGGGAGGCCGGGGCCGCCGAGCCACGTAGCCAGGCAGGGTGGTGGGCGTTGGGCTCGGGTTTCGCCTCGGCCCCTCCCCGCGATCTCGTTGCGAGAGGCGGGCCCAGACGAAGGGGGCTGCGGACTGGAGGGCTCTCTGCAAGACCGGAAAGaagttctttgtttaaaaaaaaaaaaaaaaagcaacagatgTTCGGTGTGGTAGCTCTATCTCCGGCTTGGAGAAGCTGTGCTCCCTGTCAGCTTCCAGCTGAGAGCCCTAACCTCAACCCCAGGCTTGCCCAGAGATGGGCACTTAAGTCCAATTCAACTCCAGTTAACATAGTTTGCAGTGTGGTTACTTACACAAGAGTCTGGAAGCAGGTCAGAATGGGCGTGGTCCCCTAGGTTAGGGAGGAGGCAATCTCAATGTCCAAGAGATAAGGCTGGATCGTGGGAGGGGACCCGTGTGAAAGGAGAAGTCTTTTCTAGCTCCTGTTataggggagagaggaagaaaggcttctagaaagaaacaaagataccAGATTATAAGACTTTTCGTTTCTGAATGTTGCCAAGTCATTTTACAAACCCACTACATGAGTTAAATCCTATCAGTATATTAAATCTGAAGTAATGATACCAACCAGAGATGGTCTGTATTAAATAAGTTTCTGAATGACAGAAATGTTCTCTACATGGGCTGTCCTATATGTAGTGGCCATTAAATACTTAACATAGATCCGGCCCCAGCTCAATAATTGAGTTTAAATGTAAAAAGCCACGCGTGGCTAGTGGCAGTCATACTGATGGTGCCAGTCTGAACTTACCATTCTTTTCGCAAATACGCATGTTGGCGTTTGAATTCCATTCAAGTGTCGGAGGGTCTCTGGATCCTCtaaagcagaggttctcaacctgtggatcgcaacccctttggggtcacatgtCACATATGGGTATTATGATTCATAGacgtagcaaaattagagttataaagtagcaacgaaatacttttatggttgcaggtcaccacaatgtgaggaactgtattgaagggtcgcagCTTTAGAAAGTCTGAGAACTGCCGCTCCCAGGAGTTgcaggaaactgtggttggaGCAGGCTCCCCACCTCCTGCTCTAAAAGCTGTACTGCCATCCATTTTCCGTTCACCTCCCTCACTTTAACAGAAAAGATCATTGGCCGGTGCGTCTTGCCCTTGCAATAAGGAAGTCAGGATGTCATCGCGTAGATGCGAGAACCTTCTATAAGGACCATTTTCAGTTAACAAACTAAGATAATGGACCTGATACACCTAAGCATTGAGGTATGATGAACAACAAGACAGCCATGGTTCTACAGAGTAAGAGTGTGTGCAACACGGTGGATCAAGCACAGAAGGCTTCCTGGAGTGAGCGACTTATAGAAAGGGAGACAGGGTAAGCCAGGCAGGGGGGTGTGGCTATGCAAGAGGTCCTATGCTAGCTGGCAGAGGCCAGTAGAGTTGGAAATCATGCTCTGTGATCTTGTGCAACCCCCTCCATTTGTCACTGAGAACAGGCACAGGCATGGAGGGGGCGGTGTCCAGAATTTGATGGATCCAGTGTTCCTCTGTTGATTTTCCACTGGGATAAGAGGTGTTGTATTTGAGACTAGAAATGTCTCAACTGTAGGTATAGAGGTGTGAATGTTTAGCAAAGGCAATGCATTACTTTGGGTGTGAAATGCTCCTTTGATTGTTAACTTGGCTGGAATCAAACAAGAGACatacctctgggcatgtctgaggAGCAGTTCCAAGAAGAATTAAAAGGAGAGATTCCCTTCCAGTAGGCAGCTCCCAGATGCAGAGCCAAGGGAAAAGCAGTGCTGGTTGCCACTTCACTTCAGACTGCTGAGTGATGCCACCGCAATCAGACTCCAGCTTCTTCCGGTTTCCAAGGTGGACGGAAGACCAGTGACTCTCCAGGCATCTTCTGACCCCTTAGCACTAGATTAGGGCTGGGCAGCAATCAGATGCTCAgcctctccaacacacacacactagcagcTCCTATCTGTAAGTCAATCTCATAAATTGtcttttactatatttatttcttGCGGAATATTGGCTTACACTGAAGATgtatgtgtctttgccaaggcgccttctgattggtttaataaagaggtgaatggcaggacttctggagacagagaggactctgggaggagaaaggcagagaagccaggagatacagagagaaaaccAGAAGTACAAGATGGCAGAGAGATAGTGCCATGTGATAAAACATCAATtaatatgaaagaaattatttaagaTAAAGAACTAGTCAGGAACAAGCTTAAGCTACAGAGCgagcttttgtaattaataagaagtctctgtgtcattatttgggagctggctggtgggacagaagaACCCTCATTACACTcattctcctgtttctttctccccccGAACCCTCATTACACTcattctcctgtttctttctcccccccccgcccccgagaATCCTGACTAATGAACTTTTCAAACACAAAttgtaaatggaggtttctctggCCTGCCCTGGCCTGCAGCCATTTCTAAacaatcactcagaggcttaatattaattacaaaatgtttggcctatagtttaggcttattattaactagctcttacatttaaattagttcatttctattactctatgtattgccacatggctgtcgcattactggtctgctggcatcttgcttcttgggaggCTGGCTCatgtctctctgattccacccttcCTATCCTTCcctgtattttcagtttgactttcccgTCTAGcattattctgccttgctataggccaaagcagcttctttattaaccagtgggaataaaacatattcacaggatACAGAAGGGTTATCACACAGCACAATTGTCTCCAGGTATGTGGCTTAGTGCCCTCTGTGTTCACAAGGCAAACAAGATATGAATTAGTGgggcaggagggaagaagagcaTGGACAGGGGATGGGAGAGTGAGCAGAGACTTTGTGACAGGCTATGACTTCATGACCTTCGCTGTGGCCTGGCTGGACTCACTGGGATTGAACCAGAATGTCAGGAATGAAGGTGGCGTGTCGTCAAGCTGCAGTTAGGCTTCCTGCCACACAGTTGGCCCTTCCCACAGATTGTTTCAGGGGTAGGCTTGTTCCCTGTGGGAATTACCCGCTCTCCCGTGAATCAGGAAGCATTTGTGTAATTTCCCCTGGAGCTTGCCTACATTCTCTTCCTGCATATTTTTCAATCTTCCCTGGAGAATTAACAAGTCCCCTCAACCAAACGGTCAGGAAAAGTGATGCCTCTAGCTAAGCGAGGTTCTCACTAagtgattgttttctttcatttttaaag includes:
- the Rcn1 gene encoding reticulocalbin-1 isoform X2; this encodes MARGGRLGLALGLLLALALTLRAKPTVRKERVVRPDSELGERPAEDNQSFQYDHEAFLGKEDSKTFDQLSPEESKERLGKIVDRIDSDGDGLVTTEELKVWIKRVQKRYIYDNVAKVWKDYDRDKDEKISWEEYKQATYGYYLGNPAEFQDSSDHLTFKKMLPRDERRFKASDLDGDLTATREEFTAFLHPEEFEHMKEIVVLETLEDIDKNGDGFVDQDEYIVNTAGKSLDCVLTSGKRWETLCECILTDAVVFKL